In Paenibacillus protaetiae, the genomic stretch GATGTGGAATGAATTATCGTTTCTGGTAGGTTCGACCTTGCGGATGACGTTCCGCAAAAAGATAAATTTGCTCCTGTTTTTCGGGCTTCCGCTTGCCGGCGTGCTGCTTTCTTTACTGCTGTATGGTTCGGGAACGCCGGCCGAAATGCGGATCGGGGTCGTGAACGGGGACGGCAGCGAGAAGATTGCTTCGGATACGGTAGCGTTTTTAAAATCGCTGCAAAATGTAAAGCTGGTTGACGTTACAGAACCGGAGCTGAAGCAGCAGCTGTTTGACGGCAAGCTGGACAGCGGCCTGATTTTACAGCCGGGTTTCTCGGCAAGCGTGCTGTCCGGCAGCCCGGACCATATTGCGGTTGAATCGGTCAAAGGGGCATCGGCAACATCTTATATGAAGTCGATGCTCGCCAGCTATATCAATAATGTATCCGGCATGGTCCAGCTGTCGGGCGGCGATTCGGGCAAATTCGAACGGCTGTACGACAGCTACAGGCAAAACTCCTTTGCCGTTACCGCACAATCGGTTAATGATGCGTCCAGTAAAAAAGAAATGTCGTATCAATCTGTCGGGTTTCTCATTTTGTTTATGATGATGTCGGCAGTAGGGCTATCGGAGCTTATATTAAAAAATCGCGAAAACCGGACGTATTTCCGCGTGTTGTCTTCGCCGGTATCGGCCAAAGTTTATGTGCTTTCCAATATTATCGTTAATGTAATCGTAATGCTTGCGCAAATTGTTGTTGTGCTCGTTTGCATGCGCTACGTGTTTAATCTTGACCCCGGCGTGCCTATGGGGATACTGGCTCTGCTGCTCGGTATATTTGCGCTGGTATCGGTCAGCATCTCGCTTGTCATTGTATCGTTCTCTAAAAACTCCGCTGCAGCAGGAGCTATTCAAAACCTGGTCATTACGCCGACCTGCCTCATTTCCGGCTGTTTCTTCTCCGTTTCAATTATGCCGGATTATGTGCAGCGCATTGCCGACTTCCTGCCGCAGCGGTGGGTGCTGCAGTCGATTGAGCAGCTCCAGTCCGGCGCCAGCCTCTCCGGCATTGGAATGAATTTTGTTATATTGCTAGCTTTTGCAGCCGTATTTTTCCTGCTGGCCGTATACAAATTCGGACGCAATAATGACACGCGAAACTTTGTATAATACAGGCTCGCTGCTTCAATCGTAATTGACGGAATCGGGGCGAAAGATGCCGTTTGGCGGCAACTTTCGCCTTTTTTTGCGATCGGGGCGGCTGCCAAATAAACCGGTGTATGAATTTTACATTTGGCGCAACTTTTTCTGCTAAAATGCGTCTACT encodes the following:
- a CDS encoding ABC transporter permease, which gives rise to MWNELSFLVGSTLRMTFRKKINLLLFFGLPLAGVLLSLLLYGSGTPAEMRIGVVNGDGSEKIASDTVAFLKSLQNVKLVDVTEPELKQQLFDGKLDSGLILQPGFSASVLSGSPDHIAVESVKGASATSYMKSMLASYINNVSGMVQLSGGDSGKFERLYDSYRQNSFAVTAQSVNDASSKKEMSYQSVGFLILFMMMSAVGLSELILKNRENRTYFRVLSSPVSAKVYVLSNIIVNVIVMLAQIVVVLVCMRYVFNLDPGVPMGILALLLGIFALVSVSISLVIVSFSKNSAAAGAIQNLVITPTCLISGCFFSVSIMPDYVQRIADFLPQRWVLQSIEQLQSGASLSGIGMNFVILLAFAAVFFLLAVYKFGRNNDTRNFV